Genomic segment of Desulfuromonas sp.:
TGATCTTGCCCTGTTTGTCGATACCAATACATTTTACCAGAACTTTGTCACCTTCGTTGAGAACATCAGTGACTGCCCTGACCCGTTCCTTGGCCAGTTCGGAAATATGAACCAGGCCATCGGTCCCGGGGAAGATTTCGACAAAGGCACCAAACTCCATGATCTTTTTGACTTCACCTTCGTAAAGACGGCCGACTTCGGCCTCCTGGGTCAGGTTGCGGATCATCTTGATCGCTGCCTTGGCGGCTTCGCCATCGGAAGATGCGATATTGACGCGACCATCATCTTCAATATCGATGGCGCATCCGGTAGCTTCGATAATACCACGAATATTCTTGCCGCCAGGACCGATAACGGTACGTACCTGGTCTTTGGTGACATAAACAGTCGTGATCCGCGGTGCATACTTGGAGAGCTCCGGCCGGGCCTCAGGAATCGCTTCGGCCATCTTGCCGAGGATATGGAGACGCCCTTCACGAGCCTGTTGCAGCGCCTGCTTCATGATCTCCTTGTTGACGCCGGTGATCTTGATATCCATCTGCAGAGCGGCAACACCGCTTGCAGTTCCGGTCACCTTGAAGTCCATATCACCGAGGTGGTCCTCGTCACCGAGAATATCGGAGAGAACTGCAAAATCATCACCTTCCTTGATCAAGCCCATGGCAATACCGTCAACGGCATCGGAAACCGGAACACCGGCGTCCATAAGGGCGAGTGACGAACCACAGACCGAAGCCATCGACGACGAACCGTTCGACTCGAGGATATCGGAGACGATACGAATCGTGTACGGAAAGTCATCATGCTTCGGAAGAATCTGGGCAACTGAACGCTCGGCCAGGTAGCCATGACCGATTTCACGACGGCCCGGGAAGAGACGCATGCTGGTCTCGCCGACACAGAACGGCGGGAAGTTATAGTGCAGCAGAAACTTCTTGAAATCCATCGACTGGACATTGTCCATGCGTTGTTCGTCGACGGCGGTGCCGAGGGTCGCGGCGACCAGGGCCTGGGTTTCTCCACGCGTAAAGAGGGCGCTACCATGAGCACGCGGCAGGAAGCCTGTTTCACAGGTAATCGGCCGGATGGTTGCCATATCACGACCATCGATCCGGACCCGGTCCTTGACGACCATCTGGCGGACTATCCGTTTATGTAACGAACCGATAATACTGGAGATCTCGTCTTCACGGCCTTCAAATTCCTCGGCCAGGGCTTCCTGGACATCGGCCTTGACCTGATCAACCGCAGCATACCGTTCCTGTTTGGTCTGGATACGGACCGCTTTGTCCATCGGCCCTTCGGCCAGGGCAGTAATCCGTTCTTCCAGAGCACTGTCGGGTTCGGCAACGATAAATTCGCGCTTTTCGCCACCAACCTTGGCAGCAAGCTCTTCCTGTAATTTGATCAACGGCTGCAGCGACTCGTGACCAAAGAAGATGGCATCGAGCATTTCATCTTCGGAAATCAGGTCGGCTTCACCTTCAACCATCATCACCGCTTCTTTCGAACCGGAGACGACGATATCAATATCGCTCTTTTCCATCTGCTCGAGGGTCGGATTGGCAACAAACGCGCCATCAACCCGGCCGACCCGGACCGCAGCAATCGGTCCTTCAAACGGAATATCCGATACGGCGACAGCGGCAGAAGCGGCGACCATAGCCAGGGTATCCGGATCGTTAATCAGATCAGCCGAAATAACTGTCGGCATGATCTGGGTTTCGAACAGGTAGCCCTTCGGAAAGAGCGGACGCATTGGCCGGTCGATGAGACGACAGATCAAAGTCTCACGTTCGGTGGCGCCGCGTTCACGACGGAAGAAAGAACCGGGAATTTTACCGGCAGCGTAGAATTTTTCCTGGTAGTTGACGGTCAGAGGAAAGAAATCCTGACCTTCGCGCATTTTGGTAGCTGAGACGACGGTACAGAGAACCTTGGTTTCTCCATAAGTAACAATAACCGCGCCATCAGCCTGTCTTGCCACCTGACCAGTTTCGATTGTCAGGGGCTGACCGTTGAAATCGGTCGTAACCTTCTGGTGGGCCATAAAAGCCTCCTTTTACAAATATTCTGTTTTACAACGATATCCTTCACCCAATCTACCAACACGGTGAAAGAAAGGCAAAGGAGGATGGCCTGAGACAGTCTCTGTATCGTTGACGATACAGACGCTCTCTCCGGACAACCTCCTGCGCCAGCCTCTTGAAGCAGAAGGCAGCTTGTTCTCCGTGTCGGCAGAAGAACAGCTGCCCCTTTTTTACCGACGGATCCCGAGTTCCTTGATAATCGTCCGGTAGCTCTCGACATTCTTTGACTTGAGATAATCGAGAAGCCTTCGGCGCTTACCAACAAGTTTCAGCAGACCGCGGCGGGAGTGATGATCTTTCTTGTGAGTTCTGAAATGCTCAGTCAGGTAAGTAATCCGCTCCGACAGAAGGGCAATCTGCACTTCCGGTGAACCGGTGTCACTGTCGTGAGTTTTGAACTTTTCAATAATTTCCTGTTTACGTTCCGTAGCCAGCATCTTTCTTTTAATCCTTTCCGGCAATAATCATTTCACATTCTTGAAACACGTCTATTTATCATAACATCAAGCTGATGTAAAGTCTTGATTAGACTCTATCAGTCAGTACGAACAAAAACTTTGGCCAACTCGAAATCCCCTCTTTTTTCGCGCTCACGACCGGGCGCATAGTGTGCCACCGCCAGCAGTTTCTTCCCGGCAGTTATTCGCACCATGGTCCCGTCGACGATTCCCGGTGGCAAATCAGCTTCCACTGCCGCCGGAGGAATGCCGTTGCACAGACGCCCGGCAGCCTCCTCACCGACCGGCACCAGCGGACGATCAGGCAGCATATCGATCAACGGAACTATATACTGTTCAACGTCTTCGCTCGCCTCAAACCGTTCAAGATTGACCGCCGCAGCGATCTCAAATGCGCCATGCCGGAAACGTCGCAAGCCGGACAGGTGAGCACCACAGCCGAGATCCTGTCCGATATCATGAGCCAGGGTCCGGACATAGGTCCCTTTCGAACAGACGACATCGAATGAGACCTCCGGCAGTTCGCAGGCGGTCATATTGATCGAACGGATCACAACCGGCCGCGGCTCTCTTTCAACCGCAAGCCCCTGCCGGGCTAGTTTGTACAAAGGTGTACCGTTGCGCTTGAGGGCCGAATACATCGGCGGAATCTGTTCAATCGGGCCGTTCATCCGGATGATCGCCTGATTGACCTCGGAACATGACAACCCCTGCCACTCACCGGTCGCGACAATCTCCCCTTCCGCGTCCTGGCTGTCGGTGATGGAGCCGAGCCGCATCGTCGCCGCATACCCCTTGTCGCTTTCGGAAAAGTATTCGAGAAGCCGGGTCGCTTCACCGATCGCAACCGGAATGACGCCGGTCGCCATCGGGTCAAGGGTCCCGCCGTGGCCAACGCGACGAATACCGGTTTTGCGTCTGATCCGTCGAACAACATCATGCGATGTGATTCCGGCCGGTTTATCAATTATCAGGAGTCCGTGCATGCAGCAGATCAGAGGATACCGAGCCTTTTGAAGACTTCATTGCGGACAGTGTCGATGGAGCCTTCGACCTTGGCACCGGCGGCGTTGTGATGACCACCGCCGCCGAGTTCGCGGGCCAGAGCGCCTACATCAACAGCTCCCTTTGAGCGGAATCCGACCTTGTAGAGATTGGGCGAAATCTCGCGGAAGAAGATGGCAACCTCGACCCCTTCAATCGAACGGGGATAATTTACGAAACCGTCCGTATGTTCCGGCCCGGCATTGTACTTGCTGAGCATTTCACAGGAAACACAGACCGACGCAAACTTGCCGCAACGG
This window contains:
- the pnp gene encoding polyribonucleotide nucleotidyltransferase; amino-acid sequence: MAHQKVTTDFNGQPLTIETGQVARQADGAVIVTYGETKVLCTVVSATKMREGQDFFPLTVNYQEKFYAAGKIPGSFFRRERGATERETLICRLIDRPMRPLFPKGYLFETQIMPTVISADLINDPDTLAMVAASAAVAVSDIPFEGPIAAVRVGRVDGAFVANPTLEQMEKSDIDIVVSGSKEAVMMVEGEADLISEDEMLDAIFFGHESLQPLIKLQEELAAKVGGEKREFIVAEPDSALEERITALAEGPMDKAVRIQTKQERYAAVDQVKADVQEALAEEFEGREDEISSIIGSLHKRIVRQMVVKDRVRIDGRDMATIRPITCETGFLPRAHGSALFTRGETQALVAATLGTAVDEQRMDNVQSMDFKKFLLHYNFPPFCVGETSMRLFPGRREIGHGYLAERSVAQILPKHDDFPYTIRIVSDILESNGSSSMASVCGSSLALMDAGVPVSDAVDGIAMGLIKEGDDFAVLSDILGDEDHLGDMDFKVTGTASGVAALQMDIKITGVNKEIMKQALQQAREGRLHILGKMAEAIPEARPELSKYAPRITTVYVTKDQVRTVIGPGGKNIRGIIEATGCAIDIEDDGRVNIASSDGEAAKAAIKMIRNLTQEAEVGRLYEGEVKKIMEFGAFVEIFPGTDGLVHISELAKERVRAVTDVLNEGDKVLVKCIGIDKQGKIKLSRKEALDQKMPEEG
- a CDS encoding 30S ribosomal protein S15, translated to MLATERKQEIIEKFKTHDSDTGSPEVQIALLSERITYLTEHFRTHKKDHHSRRGLLKLVGKRRRLLDYLKSKNVESYRTIIKELGIRR
- the truB gene encoding tRNA pseudouridine(55) synthase TruB, producing MHGLLIIDKPAGITSHDVVRRIRRKTGIRRVGHGGTLDPMATGVIPVAIGEATRLLEYFSESDKGYAATMRLGSITDSQDAEGEIVATGEWQGLSCSEVNQAIIRMNGPIEQIPPMYSALKRNGTPLYKLARQGLAVEREPRPVVIRSINMTACELPEVSFDVVCSKGTYVRTLAHDIGQDLGCGAHLSGLRRFRHGAFEIAAAVNLERFEASEDVEQYIVPLIDMLPDRPLVPVGEEAAGRLCNGIPPAAVEADLPPGIVDGTMVRITAGKKLLAVAHYAPGREREKRGDFELAKVFVRTD